The following nucleotide sequence is from Gemmatimonadota bacterium.
CCAGCGGGGCCCGGCCATCACGACCTGGGCTACGCCCAGCGGGGTGAGACTTCTGATCGCCTACCACACGAAGCCCGTCAACGAGCAGGTCGAGATCCACGTCGCCTACACGGACGACAACGGCGCCACGCCGTGGGTCGACCAGCTCCTCGAGACCGTCGGCGTCACCGATCATGTGGCCAACGGGAAGATCCTGCAGCTTCCGCGGCCGGACCTCGTCCGTCGTGCGGATCTCTCCACCCAGCAGGTGGTGGTGGCGTACCCCGCCTTCGACGCCGCCACGGGCACCAACGACGTGGTGACCCAGCTCTCGTCCGACGGTGGCGTCAAATGGACCAAGAAGAGCCTTCCCCTCCCAGCGGCCACCCGCCACGACCGGTTCTTCCCGACGCTGGCGACGACGGAGCCCCTGGGCCGGAATGTCCTGCTGGCCTACTACGATACGCGGGAGGACCCGGCTCCGGTGGGATCACGCCTGGGCGTCTGGGCCTCGGTCCTGGATCCCAGCAGCAACCAGTGGACGCAGCCGTTCCCGGTGGCCTCGGGCCCCAACGTTCCCTTCACCCCCTGCATCATCAGGGGGGACTTCTACGGACATTACTTCGCGGTCGCGGGGGCGAGCGACAATGCGCCCGGGCTGCCCGCGACCAGCTTCTGGCCGCACTGGGCAGACTCCAGAAATTTCCAGAGGACCGAGGTCTGGAGCGCGCGGATCGTGCCCTAGGCCGTCTTTCTCGCCGGGGCGCGGCGCACCCGGTCAGGCAGCGAGTCATGGCGGTGGACAGGCGTCGAGCGCTAGAGAACGCGGCCTACAGGCGTACACCTCGCGGCGCTTGTCCGGTTTTCATTCCGGCCCGCGCGTTTAGGCTGAGGCGCTCGCGGCGCTCGCGTGGGTGCAGCGCCAGCGCCGGGAACGACGGGAGCTGCCATGATCGTGGCCGTCAGACCGCTGATCCTTGCGGCGGCGGTTCTCACCGCGGTGCTCTCGAGGCCGGCTCGAGCGCAAGAGGAGCCTGCGCGCCGGGACTCCTTGTCGGCTCAGCCGACAGTGGCGCGGCCCGCCGGGCAGCCGGAGGGGCTGCGCCCTACGGCCGCTGCAGACGCCCGCTTGCAGGTCGAGGTCGGCTGCAGTCGGGCTGAGCCCGGCACCGGCATGGCTACCCTTAGCTGGCCCGCTGACCGGGAGCTCATCGCCCGACAGCGCGTGGATGTGACGGTCTTCAAGCGCGGGTTCGAGCGGGGCTTGTTCGCCTCGCTGTCGCCAAGCCCGGCAGGACAACGCTTCCAGATGGCGCCGGACTTCCAGGCCGCCGGCCAGCCCGCGAGCTCCGCACTCGAGCTGAGGGCGGAGCCGATGGAGCTGTCCGCCAGGGGGGACCGGGTGGCGCTTCGGGTAAAGGGGCTCGAGCCCGGATTGCTATATTTCTGGCGCTTGGTGACCCGATCGGATGGGACGTGGCGGCCGGGCGAGACCGTGCGCACCGAGGCCGCAACATGCCCAGTCGATTGGATCCGACCGCACCGCTCACGAGAACAGCCGTGAGCCGGCTTCCTCCCGGCCAGTGGCTCGCGGAGAAGGTGCGGATGCTCAAGGCCTTCGGCGCCGCGGTTGCTCCCCGCAAGGCGGCTCACGACTGGACCGGCCCCATACGCGTCGCACGCGCCGCTCCGGTCAGGAGGAAGAGGATGGCGCGTCAGGGGAAGGGCCAACACGGTTCTTGCCCGCTGCACTCGCTGCAAGCTGCCAGGTCCTGGGGGAGCGTGGCCTGGCTGGCCCTGCTCTCGCTCCTCCCAGCGGCGCCCGCTCGCGCCCAGTTCACGAGCACGGTCACCGAGATCAACCCGACGCAATCGGATCTGGACAAGGCTGGGAACCCGAGTGGCGCGACCGGCGGCCGCGTCAACGGACTGGCCCGCGCGAACGATGGCCTCACGTTCTACGCGGCCAGCGAGTGGGGCGGGTTGTGGCAGAGCGCGACCGCGGGGAAGACCTGGTTCCACCTGCACGATCACCTGCCCACGGCCACCTGGGACGTGGAGGTCGACCCGACCAACCCGAACCGGGCGTACGCCACCTCCTTCTACGACGGTCGGGTGAACAGCCTGGCCGGGATCAACGTGAGCACCGACGGCGGTGCGACGTGGAACAAGCCGCTCACGGCCACGCCGCCCTCGGGGTTCTGCCTGGACGAGGCGCGGCGAACGGAGCCCTCCGCATTCGGCATCGCCATAGATCCGGAGAAGCCGCAGCACGTCTACGTCGGCACCAACTGCGGGCTGGCCTTGAGCGCCGACGCCGGCGCCACATGGACGTTCGTCGATCCCACGCCCGAAGACGGTGCCGACAACGTCTGGGATGTGGCCGTGCACCACGGCGGCATCGTCGACCTCTGCGGGGATGACGGGCACCAGCGTTCTCAGGACGGCGGCGCGAACTGGATAACGCTCCCGGCGTGGCAGAAAATGTTGCCCTCCGGCCGCTGCTCGATCGGGGCCTCCCCATACGAGCCGAACGCTCTATTCGCCGCTGTCGGCATCCAGGTTTTCCAGTCTGCTGACGGGGGCGCGAGCTGGACTTGGTCGGGCCACCCCCTGGCGCCTCAGGGCCGCATTCCTTTTCTGGCGGTGAACCCGCGGAGCGGCTCGAAATACGACCTCTGGTACGGGGACAGGTACCTCTACCGCGCGGCCTGCAGCAGCCCGCCCGACTCTGCTGCGGCATTCTGGGGACTGGCCTGTAAGCTCGACTGGGCCGGCCCTTGGCCTGGCGCGCACTCGGACGCCGGCGACCTGGCTTTCGACTCCAAGACGATGGTCGATGCCTGCCCGGTGCTCTACTCCGCGGACGGGGGCGTCTATTACAACACCAAGGTCGTGACTCCTGGCTGCCACGATCCTGCCTGGGAGCAGCCGGAGGTGACGCCGCGAGCGCTCTGGCTCTGGAGCCTGGACGGCGCGGACCACCTGGGCCCGGCCGAGGACCTCTATCTTGGCACCCAGGATAACGGCAGCTTCGCGGCCACGGATGCGGGCGCGGCCATGCCTGCCTGGCACAACCGCGACAGCGGTGACGTCTTCGACGTGTCGGCCGCGCCGGACGAGGTGGTGTACACGCTTTGCTGCCTCCCCGGCGCCCATATCACTCAAGTTCTGGCGAGGGGTCAGGGCATGGTCGGCGGCGGCGAGATCGGTCCAAACGCCTATCCGCCGGGTGACGTGCCGCCCTTTCTGTTCATTGACAATATCGATCGACCCGGCGGCTCCTACGTCATGGTGACGGACAGCGGCGTGTTCTACACGTCGAAGCTCTCGACGAGCGGAGGCTGGTACAGGGTGGGATGGGCTACAACACCGCTGAATCTGCGGGGCGTCAAGGGCGCCGCGCTCGGGGGCAAGCTTTACCTTTATGGCCTGGTGGGGGAGGCGAATGGACGCACGCCGGACCAGCTCTGGAAGTTCACCGGCGCTGGCAACGGCCCCAAGGGCACCTGGGCCCAGGTCAGCCCTCCGGACGCCGTGGGCGGGTTCGGCATCTTCGACGTGGACCCCAACGACGCCAACCGGCTGATCGCCTCGCACCTGCGCTCGGACGCGCCGCCGCAAATGCTGATGTCGATAGATGGCGGCGCCAACTGGGCTAGCCTGTCGACGCTGGACAGCCTCATGACCGGCGGCGGGCTCTTCCAGTATCAGAACCAGCGCGGAGCCACACCCTTCACCGGGTTCGAGGGCTACCCGCAGCCGACCCTGGTCGCATTCGACCCCGGGGATCCGGACATAGTGGTCGCGGGTGCGGCGGACGCGGGTGTTTTCGTCAGCATTGACGGCGGCAAGAACTGGAAGCTGGTGACCGACCCGTTCGACCCCGTGGACTCGGGCCGGCCCCACATCCCGCGGCCGCGCTTCGCCTACTTCGACCACCAGGAGCTGACTGCGGTGCCGCAACTCTCCGAACGCGTGGATATCTATGTCGGCAGCCAGGGGCGCGGCGTGTGGCGCATCACGCTGGAAATCCCGAAGCTGCTGGCCGAGCGCTGTATAGGCGCGCATTGCTGGCCGGCGAGCCTCGACCGCGGAACGCTTACCCTGGACTGCTTCGTCTGGCCCTGTGTGGTCACGGACAAGGTCATCGACAACTGCAAGGTCAAGTTCCCCTGCCCGCCGGAGCCGGCCGGGGCGGCCTGGCCGCCCTTCTACCACATGTTCCTGGACGGCCTCGACCTCGGCGTCTGGGAGGTCGGCTTCTACACGGGCCGGGGCCAGCCGGCGCCCTTCGAGCTGTTCCGCACCGCGACGGGAGTTGTGCTCAGCTTTCAGCCCAGCCGTGAGCTCTTCCGTCCGGGCGAGATCGGCGACTACCTGCTCGCGTTTGCGCCACGGTCCGGCGCTAAGGCCGGGCGTACAGTGATCCGCACCCGCCTCCAGGTCGGGGATGGGCACTACACGCCGGCGGCGGGGCCGCTGCTCGAGGCGCGGCCAGACCACCCGGGAGCGGACATGCCGAGCATTGGAGTGGCCACCATGGCCGAGGACGGCACCATCGTTCTGGAGCTGCGGGCGGAGGCTCCTGGCGGGGTGTCAGGACACGGCCGACTGGTCTACCCCCCGACTCACAAGGACTACCAGCAGATCCTCAAGCATCTGGGTGGTCTTCGTCCCGGCGAGAGCAAGCCAGTGCCGCCCTGGCCCGATCAGCGGTAGTGCGCTGCGCAATCGAGGCGACTCGCCGCCGCGGCCGCTGTTCAAGCAGCAGCCGGCGAAGGCGGGTTCATCCGACGGGTTCGTGACGGTGCTCAAGCAGTAGTTGCCGGGCTATGAGCGAGCAGGAGTGGGCGGGCTATGAGCGAGGAGCAGGACGGCAGGCTCGTTCAGGAAGTGGCAGAGCACAGGAGGCAGCACCGCCACTCGGAAGCAGCACAGTGCTTCGAGCGGGCTCCTTCGCCACCCACCTGCTCGAGGATGGCCACGACATCCGTACCGTCCAGGAACTGCTCGGCCACCGCGATGTGGCCACGACCATGATCTACACGCATGTCCTGAACCGTGGAC
It contains:
- a CDS encoding exo-alpha-sialidase, whose product is QRGPAITTWATPSGVRLLIAYHTKPVNEQVEIHVAYTDDNGATPWVDQLLETVGVTDHVANGKILQLPRPDLVRRADLSTQQVVVAYPAFDAATGTNDVVTQLSSDGGVKWTKKSLPLPAATRHDRFFPTLATTEPLGRNVLLAYYDTREDPAPVGSRLGVWASVLDPSSNQWTQPFPVASGPNVPFTPCIIRGDFYGHYFAVAGASDNAPGLPATSFWPHWADSRNFQRTEVWSARIVP